The Osmia bicornis bicornis chromosome 9, iOsmBic2.1, whole genome shotgun sequence genome has a segment encoding these proteins:
- the LOC114874455 gene encoding H/ACA ribonucleoprotein complex subunit 2-like protein: MEQVTVKMEIDDSMKEGDGDAIELSYEEKLKYTNAIAKPMAPKKLAKKIYKCIKKASKQKTYLRNGLKDVQKHLRKGEQGLVVFAGDVFPIEIMCHLPIVCEDKNIPYCYTPSRQDIGAAMGVKRGSLMVLIKEHSEYKDLYDEIKSTMVTLSTPL, encoded by the exons atgGAGCAAGTGACGGTTAAAATGGAAATTGACGACAGTATGAAAGAAGGAGATGGTGATGCTATAGAACTTAGTtacgaagaaaaattgaaatacacaAATGCCATAGCCAAACCTATGGCTCCAAAGAAGTTAGCAAAAAAGatttataaatgtataaaaaaag CTTCAAAACAAAAAACATATCTTCGAAATGGATTAAAAGATGTTCAAAAACACCTTCGTAAGGGCGAACAAGG GTTAGTAGTGTTTGCTGGAGACGTTTTCCCTATAGAAATTATGTGTCATTTACCAATTGTATgtgaagataaaaatattccaTATTGTTATACACCTTCAAGGCAAGATATCGGTGCTGCAATGGGTGTAAAAAGAGGCAGTCTTATGGTTCTTATTAAAGAACACTCAGAATATAAGGATCTTTACGATGAAATTAAATCTACAATGGTAACATTATCAACTCCATTATGA
- the LOC114874454 gene encoding RING finger protein 37, which produces MLFNFCDPRLRPEIHCNTISTEGYEISNLISDNDKGFLAYACIKPPVNIDITFLCNIRINHILIWPHVGSQKSSGFQLYSKTSNDASVPYTLLATGYLDHSNVGLLFYPPNVNHETISAPPNFLKRYMKPSMQYLTTYISNLRICICKTENSVPALGKIEVWGTVSPRCGKDTMASICTLWSKQQFSISESIKIPENNDLSVTTINNKEKLESSLQVPECFLDAITWEIMTQPILLPSGKIIDQTTLQKHEETEAIWGRRLTDPFTGMPFSEDRKPVIANALKARIDKFLLENSNVEEIKRLPRVLGRTSSSDTTDKKVLEIPKYLLKENVLNNSLSDNKSKLHSRIMNTQESKKFCHKLPVIVISNKRNSSISSKSVKKLKTVNFNVSSCEEIESKKINNCTAESDSNIDAEVKKVVPHLKRFDSISEIHGESSKSNSCSCCPNGIFYQLPCKHVLCRKALISIQDYHCTACGMSYNNSDIQRIYE; this is translated from the exons ATGCTTTTTAATTTCTGTGATCCCCGTTTACGACCAGAAATTCATTGTAATACTATTAGTACAGAAGGATATGAAATCAGCAATCTCATAAGTGACAATGATAAAGGATTCTTAGCTTATGCTTGTATCAAACCTCCTGTCAATATTGATATTACATTTTTGTGTAACATACGTATCaatcatattttaatttgGCCACATGTTGGCTCACAGAAATCATCAGGTTTTCAACTATACTCCAAAACAAGTAACGATGCCAGTGTGCCTTATACTTTATTAGCTACTGGATACTTAGACCATTCAAATGTTGGATTGCTGTTTTATCCACCGAATGTTAATCATGAAACAATTTCTGCTCCACCAAATTTTTTAAAGCGCTATATGAAACCTTCTATGCAGTACTTAACAACATATATAAGTAATTTAAGGatatgtatatgtaaaacAGAAAATTCAGTACCTGCATTAGGTAAGATTGAAGTATGGGGAACAGTATCACCACGGTGTGGAAAAGATACAATGGCTAGTATTTGTACTTTGTGGTCTAAACAACAGTTTTCTATATCTGAATCAATAAAAATACCAGAGAATAATGATCTGTCTGTTACtactattaataataa AGAAAAATTAGAATCATCTTTACAAGTTCCTGAATGTTTCTTAGATGCTATTACTTGGGAAATCATGACACAGCCTATTTTATTACCTagtggaaaaataattgatcAAACCACATTACAAAAACATGAAGAAACTGAAGCAATATGGGGAAGAAGACTAACAGATCCTTTTACTGGTATGCCATTTAGTGAAGATCGCAAGCCTGTTATAGCAAATGCTTTAAAAGCAAGAATAGATAAATTTTTACTTGAAAATAGTAATGTAGAAGAAATAAAGAGGCTGCCAAGAGTTCTAGGTCGTACATCATCTTCAGATACAACTGATAAGAAAGTATTAGAAATTcctaaatatttgttaaaagaGAATGTGTTAAATAACAGTTTAAGTGACAATAAATCCAAGTTGCATAGTAGAATAATGAATACAcaagaaagtaaaaaattttgtCATAAACTGCCAGTTATTGTAATATCTAATAAACGAAACTCTTCCATTTCAAGTAAATCAGTAAAGAAACTAAAGACTGTTAATTTTAATGTATCATCTTGTGAAGAAATAGAAAgcaaaaagataaataattgtaCTGCTGAAAGTGATAGTAATATAGATGCTGAAGTTAAAAAAGTAGTGCCACATCTAAAACGTTTTGATAGTATTTCTGAAATACATGGTGAAAGCTCTAAATCAAATAGTTGTTCCTGTTGTCCTAATGGAATTTTTTACCAGCTTCCATGTAAACATGTATTATGTAGAAAAGCTTTAATATCTATCCAAGATTATCACTGTACAGCTTGTGGTATGTCTTATAATAATAGTGACATACAACGgatttatgaataa